One Methanomicrobia archaeon genomic window carries:
- a CDS encoding nucleotide-binding protein yields the protein MSIDEPNLGRPIGTKVKEIMQSCNCAILIFTADEEFFDKDGNSIWRPSENVVHELGAAGYLYGSRIVILKEESVEFPSNFRDLGYISFTKDQLEAKSMDLIKELVGFGILKIST from the coding sequence ATCTCCATAGATGAACCAAATCTTGGACGCCCCATTGGTACAAAGGTCAAGGAGATAATGCAGTCATGTAATTGTGCTATTTTGATATTCACCGCCGATGAGGAATTCTTTGATAAAGATGGCAATTCGATATGGCGTCCAAGTGAGAACGTAGTACACGAACTAGGGGCAGCAGGATACCTTTACGGCAGCAGAATCGTGATATTAAAAGAGGAATCAGTGGAGTTCCCGAGCAACTTCAGAGACCTAGGTTATATCTCTTTCACAAAAGATCAGCTAGAAGCTAAATCAATGGATTTAATTAAAGAGTTGGTTGGATTCGGGATACTCAAGATTTCAACATGA
- a CDS encoding HNH endonuclease → MPSKKDVNDAWEEGKPIRGKNQNIWRKDPYGNVIRRGSYGTKGEYGWELDHRKPKSTGGTDSDRNIQPAHWKENREKSDKYPYKKSN, encoded by the coding sequence ATGCCTTCTAAAAAAGACGTTAATGATGCATGGGAAGAAGGTAAACCTATTCGAGGAAAGAATCAAAACATTTGGCGTAAAGACCCTTACGGTAATGTGATTCGCCGAGGATCATACGGAACTAAAGGGGAGTATGGATGGGAATTGGATCACAGAAAGCCAAAGAGTACAGGCGGAACCGATAGCGATAGGAATATTCAGCCTGCACACTGGAAAGAGAATAGGGAAAAGTCTGACAAGTACCCAT